One genomic region from Pseudorca crassidens isolate mPseCra1 chromosome 11, mPseCra1.hap1, whole genome shotgun sequence encodes:
- the TMBIM6 gene encoding bax inhibitor 1, translating into MNIFDRKINFDALLKFSHITPSTQQHLKKVYASFALCMFVAAAGAYVHVVTHFIQAGLLSALGSLGLMIWLMATPHSHETEQKRLGLLAGFAFLTGVGLGPALDLCIAINPSILPTAFLGTAMIFTCFTLSALYARRRSYLFLGGVLMSAMSLMLLSSLGNLFFGSFWLFQANLYVGLVVMCGFVLFDTQLIIEKAENGDKDYIWHCVDLFLDFVTLFRKLMMILAMNEKDKKKEKK; encoded by the exons ATGAACATATTTGATCGGAAGATCAACTTTGATGCACTCCTTAAATTTTCCCACAT AACCCCCTCGACGCAGCAGCACCTGAAGAAGGTCTATGCCAGTTTTGCCCTCTGTATGTTTGTGGCGGCTGCCGGGGCCTATGTCCATGTGGTCACCCATTTCATTCAG GCTGGCCTGCTCTCTGCCTTGGGCTCCCTGGGGTTGATGATTTGGCTGATGGCAACACCTCATAGCCATGAAACTGAGCAAAAAAGACTGGGACTTCTTGCTGGATTTGCTTTCCTTACAG GAGTTGGCCTGGGCCCTGCTCTGGACTTGTGCATTGCCATCAACCCCAG CATCCTTCCCACCGCCTTCCTGGGCACAGCAATGATCTTCACCTGCTTCACCCTGAGTGCACTCTATGCCAGGCGCCGTAGCTACCTCTTTCTGGGAG GTGTCTTGATGTCGGCCATGAGCCTGATGCTCTTGTCTTCCCTGGGGAATCTTTTCTTCGGATCCTTTTGGCTTTTCCAG GCAAACCTGTATGTGGGACTGGTGGTCATGTGTGGCTTTGTCCTTTTTGATACTCAGCTCATTATTGAAAAGGCTGAAAATGGAGATAAAGATTATATCTG GCACTGCGTTGACCTCTTCTTAGATTTCGTTACTCTCTTCAGAAAACTCATGATGATCCTGGCTATGAATGAGAAG gataagaagaaggagaagaagtgA